From the genome of Pseudomonas bubulae:
GACGCAGCCGACACGCAACATTCGCCTTGAACGTTGTACGTCGGGCTGTTGTCAGCCGTTATGCAGCGACTAAGCTGCACGGGCTCAAGGATTCGAGAATTCAGGGATTTTTTATGCGTTGCCTGCTGTTTATCTGCTTGCTGCTTGGCGCTGCCCAAGGCTTTGCCCTGGATCGCTACAGCGTTGAGGGCTATCAACTGCCCAATGGTCTGCAACTGATCCTCAAACCCAACAACGATCGCGATCATGTGGCTATTCGGCTGGTGGTGGGGGTGGGTATGGATGACTTTTCCTGCGCCGATCAGCAATTGCCCCATCTGCTGGAACATTTGCTCTTCAGCGGCATCGACGACACCGGTGAAGGGGGGCTGGAGGAGCGCATGCAAGCGCTGGGGGGCGAATGGAACGCTTTTACCAGCAGCGCCGATACCACCTTTGTGATCGAGGCCCCGGCAAAAAATCAGCGCAAGATTCTCGACCTGCTGCTGGGGTTGCTGACCCGCACACAGCTGACCGAGCAGCGTATCAGCGACGCCAAGCAGGTGGTCGAGCGCGAAGACGGCGGCCATTATTCGCACTTGCAGCGCTGGCTGGACCGTCAGGACCTGGGCCACAGCGCCAGCAACCAGTTGGCTGTCGAATTGGGCCTGAAATGCGCCGAGCGGGCCGAAGTGCATGACCTTACCCGCCAGCAGCTAGAGGCTGTACGCCAGAAGTGGTACGCGCCCAACAACATGACGCTGATTATCGTCGGCGACCTTGACCGTTTCTTGCCAGCTTATCTCGAGCGAGCCTACGGTGCCCTCGAGCCGGTTGACCCCAGCGAGCACCGTCCCCTGGCCGCCATCGATGCCAAGGCCGACGCAGAGCGCGAGCTGGTGCGCGGTGTGGTGGGCGATACGGCAACCCTGCACTGGTTGCTGCCCGAACCGGTTATCGAAGGGCAATCCGATGAAACCTGGACCCTGCTGCGCGATTATCTGGAGTGGGCGCTGTACAGCGAACTGCGGCTCAAGCACGGCTTGTCTTACGGCCCCTGGGCTGAGCGGGAGGTGTTTGGCGGCGTGAGTTTTCTGAGTCTGAATGCGGATCTTGAACGCGAGAACGTGCCCAGGGCCCGTGAGGTGATGCAGCAACTCACGTCACGGCTGCTCAAGGACGGGCTGGATCCGCAGGTGTTTGCCCGACTCAAGCAAACGGCCATTTCCCGTCAGGCGTGGACGGTGCAAGGCAGCAGTGCGCTGGCTGATTACTACTGGGCCTCGCTGGGAGACTACGATGAAGGCCGTTTTGCCGACCCTGCCCGGCAGTTGCAGGCCATTAACCTGGAGCAGGCAAATGCCGCACTGCGCGAGTTATTTGCCGAGCCCGGGTACATTCGCATCGAAAAGCCGCTATTCAGCTATCACGGCTTGAGCATGGCCATTTTGGGCGGGTTGCTGCTGTTGATCAGCGCCGCGGTGGGTTGGCGCCTTTGGCGCCGGCGTTAAGGCTTGATTGCCGGAGTCGCAAACGTTTTGATACCGTAAAATCATTGCCTATTCGCGGCTGGTTGATCCAGCCGCCAGCGTGCGGAGTATTCATCGTGAGTGATCGTTCCAATCCTTGGCAATTGCAGGCCATCGTCTGCCAACTGCGCGCGGCGCGAAACCAGTGGCGTACGCAAAACGGCCGCGTCAGTGGCGAACAGGGCGGTCGCGAGCTGCCGTCGCGTGCTGCAATGGCCGATATTCTTGAAGCTCTTTGCGGTGCTTTGTTTCCGATGCGTTTGGGCCCGGTGGACCTGCGTGAAGAGAGCGAAGATTTCTACGTGGGCCACACCCTGGACGTAGCCCTCAATGCGTTGCTGACCCAGGCCCGGCTGGAGTTGCGTTATGTCGCGCGTCAGGGCGGGTTGCCGGATGAGGGAGTGGATGCGACGGCGACCTTGCTGATTCAGGACTTTGCCCTGGCATTGCCGGGTTTGCGCAGCATTCTCGATACTGACGTACTGGCCGCTTACCACGGTGACCCGGCGGCGCGCTGCGTCGATGAAGTGCTGCTGTGCTACCCGGGAATTCTGGCGGTGATTCATCACCGGTTGGCGCACCACCTGTACCGTGCCGGGCTACCGTTGCTGGCGCGGATCAGCGCAGAAATCGCCCATTCGGCCACGGGGATCGACATTCACCCCGGCGCGCAGATTGGCCGCAGTTTCTTTATCGATCACGGCACGGGTGTGGTGATTGGTGAAACTGCGATTATTGGCGAGCGTGTGCGGATTTATCAGGCTGTGACGTTGGGTGCCAAGCGGTTCCCGGCGGATGAGTCGGGACAGCTGCAAAAAGGCCATCCACGTCATCCGATCGTTGAGGATGATGTGGTGATTTATGCGGGAGCGACGATTTTGGGGCGTATCACCATTGGTCAGGGTTCGACCATTGGTGGCAACGTATGGTTGACCCGCAGCGTACCGGCAGGCAGCAACCTGACCCAGGCTAACCTGCTGCATGATGACGGGACGCAGAAGTAATACGGTTTAAGCCTCTTGCCCTCACCCCAGCCCTCTCCCGGGGGGAGAGGGAGCCGATGTGTGGTGACATCCCCCAATCAGTCCCCTCTCCCTCCGGGAGAGGGGCTCTTGATCTAGCGGGCGCTACGTACACCTTCAGCCAGCGCTGCACACAAACTCAGCACACCATCCACCGCCTGTTCAGGCGTCGCTGCATTCTCGATCTTGTCGATCAGGGCCGAGCCCACCACCACGCCATCGGCCAGGCGGGCAATTGCCGCAGCCTGTTCAGGGGTACGGATACCAAAGCCCACGCTGATCGGCAAATCAGTATGCCGACGCAGACGCGCGATAGCCGCGCCCACCTGTTCCGTGGTGGCCGAACCGGCACCGGTCACGCCCGCCACCGAAACGTAATACACAAAGCCCGAACTGCCAGCCAATACGGTCGGCAGGCGCACGTCGTCTGTGGTTGGCGTGGTCAGGCGGATAAAGTCCAGGCCTGCAGCCTGCGCCGGGTCGCACAGCTCGCTGTTGTGCTCGGGTGGCATGTCGACCACGATCAGGCCGTCTACGCCCGACTCTTTGGCTTCGGCGATAAAACGCGCCACGCCATAGTGGTGGATCGGGTTGAAATAGCCCATCAGCACCAGCGGAGTGTCGTTGTTACCGGTACGAAATTCACGAACCATCTGCAGGGTTTTTGCCAGGTTCTGCTTGGCACCCAACGCACGGATGTTGGCCAGTTGAATCGCCGGGCCGTCGGCCATCGGATCGGTGAAGGGCATGCCCAGTTCGATCACATCGGCGCCTGCTGCCGGCAAGCCTTTGAGGATGGCCAGCGAGGTGTCGTAATCCGGGTCACCGGCGGTGACAAAGGTCACCAGCGCCGCGCGGTTTTGTTCCTTGAGAGCGGTAAAGCGCGTTTGCAGGCGGCTCATCAGTGTTGCTCCTGTTGAGACTGTTCCATGTGGTGCATCACGGTTTGCATGTCTTTGTCGCCGCGACCCGAAAGGTTGACCACCATCAGGTGATCGGC
Proteins encoded in this window:
- the trpA gene encoding tryptophan synthase subunit alpha, translated to MSRLQTRFTALKEQNRAALVTFVTAGDPDYDTSLAILKGLPAAGADVIELGMPFTDPMADGPAIQLANIRALGAKQNLAKTLQMVREFRTGNNDTPLVLMGYFNPIHHYGVARFIAEAKESGVDGLIVVDMPPEHNSELCDPAQAAGLDFIRLTTPTTDDVRLPTVLAGSSGFVYYVSVAGVTGAGSATTEQVGAAIARLRRHTDLPISVGFGIRTPEQAAAIARLADGVVVGSALIDKIENAATPEQAVDGVLSLCAALAEGVRSAR
- a CDS encoding pitrilysin family protein, with amino-acid sequence MRCLLFICLLLGAAQGFALDRYSVEGYQLPNGLQLILKPNNDRDHVAIRLVVGVGMDDFSCADQQLPHLLEHLLFSGIDDTGEGGLEERMQALGGEWNAFTSSADTTFVIEAPAKNQRKILDLLLGLLTRTQLTEQRISDAKQVVEREDGGHYSHLQRWLDRQDLGHSASNQLAVELGLKCAERAEVHDLTRQQLEAVRQKWYAPNNMTLIIVGDLDRFLPAYLERAYGALEPVDPSEHRPLAAIDAKADAERELVRGVVGDTATLHWLLPEPVIEGQSDETWTLLRDYLEWALYSELRLKHGLSYGPWAEREVFGGVSFLSLNADLERENVPRAREVMQQLTSRLLKDGLDPQVFARLKQTAISRQAWTVQGSSALADYYWASLGDYDEGRFADPARQLQAINLEQANAALRELFAEPGYIRIEKPLFSYHGLSMAILGGLLLLISAAVGWRLWRRR
- the epsC gene encoding serine O-acetyltransferase EpsC codes for the protein MSDRSNPWQLQAIVCQLRAARNQWRTQNGRVSGEQGGRELPSRAAMADILEALCGALFPMRLGPVDLREESEDFYVGHTLDVALNALLTQARLELRYVARQGGLPDEGVDATATLLIQDFALALPGLRSILDTDVLAAYHGDPAARCVDEVLLCYPGILAVIHHRLAHHLYRAGLPLLARISAEIAHSATGIDIHPGAQIGRSFFIDHGTGVVIGETAIIGERVRIYQAVTLGAKRFPADESGQLQKGHPRHPIVEDDVVIYAGATILGRITIGQGSTIGGNVWLTRSVPAGSNLTQANLLHDDGTQK